From one Luteipulveratus mongoliensis genomic stretch:
- a CDS encoding DinB family protein, giving the protein MTPERPMPPLNADERRTLESWLDFHRTTLVMKVDGLDDVQAATLSVPPSGFTLTGLIQHLAEVERNWFRRVLAGEGVPPIFDPEADPDGPDGGFDVAEDQTVSGALATWEAEVAAARAVCAARELTDTGVFMGQSVSLRWIYVHLIEEYARHNGHADLLRERIDGMTGV; this is encoded by the coding sequence GTGACTCCTGAGCGCCCGATGCCGCCCCTGAACGCCGACGAACGACGGACCCTCGAGTCCTGGCTCGACTTCCACCGCACGACTCTCGTCATGAAGGTCGACGGTCTCGACGACGTCCAGGCCGCCACCCTCTCGGTGCCGCCGTCCGGCTTCACCCTGACCGGGCTGATCCAGCATCTGGCCGAGGTCGAGCGCAACTGGTTCCGCCGCGTGCTGGCCGGCGAGGGCGTACCGCCCATCTTCGACCCGGAGGCGGACCCGGACGGTCCGGACGGCGGGTTCGACGTGGCCGAGGACCAGACCGTGAGCGGGGCGCTCGCGACGTGGGAGGCCGAGGTCGCGGCAGCCCGAGCGGTCTGTGCGGCGCGGGAGCTGACCGACACCGGCGTGTTCATGGGCCAGAGCGTGAGCCTGCGCTGGATCTACGTCCACCTGATCGAGGAGTACGCCCGCCACAACGGCCACGCCGACCTGCTGCGCGAGCGCATCGACGGCATGACCGGCGTCTAG
- a CDS encoding TetR/AcrR family transcriptional regulator produces MPSTREKVAEATRELLEAEGSAAVSMRRVAQSVGITPMALYRHYPNREGLLNEVCEEAFAKVADQWRSREQQRDSWADLLAIGSLLVDLAIARPHLYRYMFIDQRDEARQLPDSSAAAQSPTLSIVISGVTRCMDEGVFRRDDPLAVSLTLVAQLQGLIALYQGGRLGVDENAFRDLCHDCLRRVFHGLAA; encoded by the coding sequence ATGCCATCAACCAGGGAGAAGGTCGCGGAGGCGACGCGTGAGCTCTTGGAGGCCGAGGGCTCGGCCGCTGTGAGTATGCGTCGTGTGGCTCAGAGCGTCGGGATCACGCCGATGGCGCTGTATCGCCACTACCCCAACCGCGAGGGGTTGCTGAACGAGGTGTGCGAAGAGGCCTTCGCGAAGGTCGCCGATCAATGGCGTTCCAGGGAGCAGCAACGGGACTCCTGGGCAGATCTGCTGGCCATCGGGAGTCTCCTCGTCGATCTGGCCATCGCGCGACCGCATCTCTATCGCTACATGTTCATCGACCAGCGGGACGAGGCGCGCCAGCTCCCCGACAGCTCGGCCGCCGCGCAGTCGCCGACCCTCAGCATCGTCATCTCGGGCGTCACGAGGTGCATGGACGAGGGCGTTTTTCGCCGGGATGACCCGCTTGCTGTGTCCCTGACCCTGGTCGCTCAGCTGCAGGGACTCATAGCCCTCTATCAGGGTGGCCGGCTCGGCGTCGATGAGAACGCGTTCCGCGACCTCTGCCACGACTGCCTGAGGAGGGTCTTCCATGGTCTCGCTGCTTGA
- a CDS encoding apolipoprotein N-acyltransferase has protein sequence MVSLLDRRAIRLADGSALLSGALLYLGVGLHPVALLTWVALLPVMLAAPRVSARRSALHAALAWLIGQAGLWFYFTDTVELPPVLALSVVLYGAALLVCAVLFARALILRRRALSAIVLAGATWIAGEYTLSLVGSNGAWWSLGYSQAEITPVLQIVSATGVWGISFLLVAVPVALAAAFAPGAGTRERMRIGIAAAATLVVVGGYVTTDFLVISAHDDAKLRVGVGVAAQNKDDVRPESAAGQRLTARYVGLVRSMADEGARAVVLPEKAFLADQSTLGRLADPFVVVAKQRHVDVVLGVLVRQPDGQYKNIALAIPGNGAAFSTYTKHYLIPGVESDTTAGSGLTFVPGSQQRLGVIICKDLDYPNLVRDFRNAGSTVLLAPAWDFFNDGWLHGRMAVTRGVESGLALARSGRDGRLTISDGTGRVVAERESSWDRPTTIVADIPTRTPRTLYARFGDWFAWLCVLGMLYGVGRLVIDHRRARRVNGPAFGGQAGGAYGASRSTLSALSPFDVVTQSAPPGPF, from the coding sequence ATGGTCTCGCTGCTTGATCGGCGCGCCATACGTCTCGCGGACGGGAGCGCGCTGCTCTCCGGTGCGTTGCTGTACCTGGGCGTCGGGCTGCACCCCGTGGCGCTCTTGACCTGGGTCGCGCTGCTGCCGGTCATGCTGGCCGCGCCGAGAGTGTCGGCGCGCAGGTCGGCGCTGCATGCCGCCCTGGCGTGGCTCATCGGTCAGGCCGGTCTCTGGTTCTACTTCACCGACACGGTGGAGCTGCCGCCTGTGCTGGCTCTATCCGTCGTTCTGTACGGCGCGGCTCTCCTCGTGTGTGCCGTTCTGTTCGCGAGAGCCCTGATTCTTCGGCGACGTGCGCTGTCGGCGATCGTGCTGGCCGGGGCGACGTGGATCGCCGGTGAGTACACCCTTTCGTTGGTGGGATCCAACGGTGCCTGGTGGAGCCTCGGCTACAGCCAGGCCGAGATCACGCCGGTGCTCCAGATCGTCTCCGCGACCGGAGTCTGGGGGATCAGCTTCCTGCTGGTGGCTGTGCCGGTTGCCCTCGCGGCGGCCTTCGCGCCGGGCGCCGGCACGCGGGAGCGGATGCGGATCGGGATTGCCGCGGCCGCGACGCTCGTCGTGGTGGGCGGCTATGTGACGACGGACTTCCTGGTCATCTCCGCTCACGACGACGCCAAGCTTCGAGTCGGCGTCGGCGTAGCCGCTCAGAACAAGGACGACGTCCGCCCGGAGAGCGCCGCCGGGCAGCGGCTCACGGCGCGATACGTGGGCCTGGTCCGGTCCATGGCGGATGAGGGCGCACGGGCTGTCGTCCTGCCGGAGAAAGCGTTCCTGGCTGACCAGTCGACCCTCGGCCGGCTCGCCGATCCATTCGTCGTGGTCGCGAAACAGCGGCACGTCGACGTGGTGCTCGGCGTCCTCGTGCGGCAGCCCGACGGTCAGTACAAGAACATCGCGCTGGCCATTCCCGGCAACGGTGCTGCCTTCTCCACCTACACCAAGCACTACTTGATCCCGGGCGTGGAGAGTGACACGACGGCCGGCAGCGGACTCACGTTCGTCCCGGGCTCGCAGCAGCGGCTGGGTGTGATCATCTGCAAGGACCTCGACTATCCCAACCTCGTTCGTGACTTCCGCAACGCGGGCTCCACCGTGCTGCTGGCTCCCGCGTGGGACTTCTTCAACGACGGTTGGCTGCACGGCCGGATGGCCGTGACGCGCGGCGTCGAGAGCGGTCTGGCGCTCGCTCGCTCCGGTCGGGACGGGCGCCTCACCATCAGCGACGGGACCGGCCGGGTGGTCGCCGAGCGAGAGTCGAGCTGGGACCGGCCGACGACGATCGTGGCCGACATCCCGACCCGGACCCCTCGGACGCTGTACGCCAGGTTCGGCGACTGGTTCGCCTGGCTGTGCGTCCTCGGGATGCTGTACGGCGTGGGCCGGTTGGTGATCGACCACCGTCGAGCCCGCCGCGTGAACGGGCCAGCGTTCGGCGGTCAGGCGGGCGGGGCGTA